The Benincasa hispida cultivar B227 chromosome 9, ASM972705v1, whole genome shotgun sequence genome has a segment encoding these proteins:
- the LOC120086291 gene encoding PR5-like receptor kinase, whose translation MIGVLILLSLVSTSSAQGGGGNPTSILIVFSVVGSVVGFLILMAIAIFSYKFAKNVVPDVVKEWRNTSTPAPAEIWGEDTPEIEKFLREIADESPIRFTAQQLNAFTSNYSTRLGSGGFGDVYKGQFPNGLKIAVKILKRNSNKKAENQFMAEIETIGRTRHRNLLRLYGFCYDEFMSALVLDYMENGSLDRFLYGKIKNELDWEKLQEIAIGTARGIAYMHEECQRKIIHYDIKPANILLDENFSPKIGDFGLANLCNKDNTHVSLTEYRGTPGYSAPELLRFNFPVTNKCDVYSFGMVLFEMVGRRKNAAVGPSGTIDWFPIQVWEGFEKGELVNISGDCDVEEEDGERKTAIERMCVVALWCVQDLPEDRPPMSAVQKMLEGSVEIMPPPKPFQYMFPISTDTSAVTVAMDSEQMSSGSTSSYSMSKGSLPIWYKGSASPTILRT comes from the exons ATGATCGGAGTACTAATCCTACTCTCCCT AGTCTCCACTTCATCGGCGCAGGGCGGCGGCGGAAATCCAACCTCCATCTTAATCGTTTTCT CCGTGGTTGGTTCTGTGGTTGGATTCCTCATTCTTATGGCGATTGCTATATTCTCTTACAAATTTGCCAAGAATGTTGTACCGGATGTCGTAAAAGAATGGAGAAACACATCTACTCCGGCACCGGCAGAGATTTGGGGAGAAGATACACCGGAAATAGAGAAATTCCTCCGAGAAATCGCTGATGAAAGTCCGATCAGATTCACTGCTCAGCAACTCAACGCCTTCACTAGCAACTACTCAACGCGGCTAGGTTCTGGCGGTTTCGGCGATGTTTACAAAGGCCAGTTCCCAAACGGATTGAAGATCGCAGTGAAGATTCTCAAGAGAAACTCCAACAAAAAAGCTGAAAATCAATTCATGGCGGAAATCGAAACAATCGGAAGAACTCGCCATCGAAATCTTCTTAGGTTGTACGGATTCTGTTATGACGAATTCATGAGCGCGCTGGTTTTGGATTACATGGAGAACGGATCGCTCGACAGATTCTTGTACGGAAAAATCAAGAACGAACTCGATTGGGAGAAATTGCAGGAAATTGCGATTGGAACCGCTAGAGGAATAGCCTATATGCACGAAGAATGTCAGAGGAAAATCATTCATTACGATATCAAACCTGCGAACATTCTATTAGATGAAAATTTCTCACCGAAAATCGGCGATTTCGGACTTGCGAATCTCTGCAACAAAGACAACACGCATGTATCTCTCACAGAGTATCGAGGAACTCCGGGATATTCGGCACCGGAGCTCTTGAGGTTCAATTTTCCGGTGACTAACAAGTGCGATGTGTACAGTTTTGGAATGGTGCTGTTTGAGATGGTGGGAAGGAGGAAGAACGCTGCCGTCGGTCCGTCGGGGACCATCGATTGGTTTCCGATTCAGGTATGGGAGGGGTTTGAGAAAGGGGAATTAGTGAATATAAGCGGCGACTGTgatgttgaagaagaagatggagagaGGAAAACGGCGATTGAGAGGATGTGTGTGGTAGCTCTTTGGTGCGTGCAGGATTTGCCGGAGGATCGGCCGCCGATGAGTGCGGTGCAGAAGATGCTGGAAGGAAGCGTTGAGATAATGCCGCCGCCGAAGCCGTTTCAGTATATGTTTCCGATTTCTACGGATACCAGCGCCGTCACCGTCGCCATGGATTCCGAGCAAATGAGCTCTGGCTCAACTTCGAGCTATTCGATGAGTAAAGGAAGTCTTCCGATTTGGTATAAGGGCTCTGCGTCGCCCACAATTTTgagaacttga